The following is a genomic window from Chthoniobacterales bacterium.
TGCGCCTTTCTTGACCTCGTCGCTGAGCACGGCCGTCATGTCCGTCTCGATGAAACCCGGCGCAACGACGTTCACGGTGATGCCACGGCTCGCGAGTTCGCGCGCGATGCTCTTCGTCATGCCGATGAGGCCGGCCTTGCTCGCCGCGTAGTTCGCCTGCCCGGCGAGACCCATCAGGCCGCTCACGGAGCTGATGTTGATGATGCGACCGCCGCGCTGCTTCACCATCGCGCGGAGCACCGAACGGGTGAAATTAAAGGCGCCCTTGAGGTTCGTCGAGAGCACCGCGTCCCAGTCGTCGCTCGACATGCGCATGGCGAGGGTGTCGCGCGTGATGCCGGCGTTGTTCACCAACACATCGGCCCGGCCGAAGTCAGCGAGGATCTGTTCGCCGACCTTCTGCACGGCGTCGAAATCGGCCACGTCCACGGCGTAGGGCTTCGCCGCATCGGGATACTCGGCATTGATCGCGTCGGCGACCTTCTGGGAATTCGACTCGGTGCGGCTGACGACCGCGACCTTCGCGCCCTCGGCGGCGAACCGGCGGGCAATGGCTTCGCCGATCCCGCGGCCGGCTCCCGTGACAATGGCGACTTGGTTTGCAAAACGACTCATGGCGACAAGTCTTCCCGAGTGATTTCGCGGTGGCAAGCCTCGCCGCACACCGCGTAGAACCAAGCTCATGCCGTCGCGCCGTTCCCGCCCCGTGGAGGTTTTCACGGCATTCCTGCGGCTCGGGCTCACGTCCTTCGGCGGCCCCGTCGCGCACCTCGGGTTCTTCCGCACGGAATTCGTCGAGCGACGACGCTGGCTCGACGACGAAGCCTTTGCCGACCTCGTCGCCCTCGGCCAGCTCCTCCCCGGCCCGGCCAGCAGCCAGGTTGGAATCGCCCTCGGCCACCTGCGCGCCGGGCTGGCGGGTGCGCTCGCGGCGTGGGCCGGCTTCACGCTGCCCTCGGCGGCACTCATGATGGCCTGCGCCTACGGCCTGGGAACCACCGACCTTGCGCCCGGCTGGCTGCACGGATTGAAACTCGCCGCGGTCGCGGTGGTCGCACAGGCGGTGTGGCAGATGGGCCGCCAGCTTTGCCCGGACGTCCCCCGCGCCACGCTCGCCCTCGCGGCCGCCGCGCTGGCGCTGGTCGCGCCAACCCCGTGGATGCAACTCGGCCTGATCATCCTCGGCCTGCTCCTCGGCGCGCAAAAATTTCGCCCGGCGCCGCCCCCCGTCGCAGCCAGCCAGCCAGACCATCTTCACGTCCGCCCTTCGCCATGGTCCGCAACCTGCCTCGGCCTCTTCTTCGCGCTTCT
Proteins encoded in this region:
- the fabG gene encoding 3-oxoacyl-[acyl-carrier-protein] reductase → MSRFANQVAIVTGAGRGIGEAIARRFAAEGAKVAVVSRTESNSQKVADAINAEYPDAAKPYAVDVADFDAVQKVGEQILADFGRADVLVNNAGITRDTLAMRMSSDDWDAVLSTNLKGAFNFTRSVLRAMVKQRGGRIINISSVSGLMGLAGQANYAASKAGLIGMTKSIARELASRGITVNVVAPGFIETDMTAVLSDEVKKGALAQIPQARMGSGDDIAATVAFLASAEAAYITGQVLAVDGGMSM
- the chrA gene encoding chromate efflux transporter; translation: MPSRRSRPVEVFTAFLRLGLTSFGGPVAHLGFFRTEFVERRRWLDDEAFADLVALGQLLPGPASSQVGIALGHLRAGLAGALAAWAGFTLPSAALMMACAYGLGTTDLAPGWLHGLKLAAVAVVAQAVWQMGRQLCPDVPRATLALAAAALALVAPTPWMQLGLIILGLLLGAQKFRPAPPPVAASQPDHLHVRPSPWSATCLGLFFALLGGLPLLALAWPNHWLDLANGFYRSGALVFGGGHVILPLLQAETVGHGWIHREDFLAGYGAAQALPGPLFSFAAYLGVFAGPGWLGGLWCLAAIYLPSFLLVFAALPHWQTLRSRPGARGALAGANAAVVGLLLATLLHPVATSALDSWPAAGLALAAWAALQFGKIPPWLLVIACALAGRIILS